In one Sulfitobacter sp. LCG007 genomic region, the following are encoded:
- the cysG gene encoding siroheme synthase CysG codes for MKNFPMFLRMTGRRVVICGGGEEAARKARLVLKTEAEIVVLCETLDPELAGVVAAGKATHHPRLRPDTFENAALVFIATGDESRDAQIAGMARAAGAVVNVIDRPELCDAFTPSIVDRDPVVVAIGTEGAAPVLGRSIKADIETMLPPRLGSFAALCGHLRQAVAERIAPPARRAFWERAFSGDAWRAHLDGRERAAAMLLKEAIETGGATDPKGHIALVGAGPGAADLLTLRAVQRLQQADVIFYDRLVDPDVLELARRDAERVYVGKEVGACAWPQEQIDRLIVAEAAKGRRVVRLKSGDPSIFGRAREELDAAEAAGIDIEIVPGITAASAVAASLRQPLTERGETDTFVITTGTCRTGDTGPERAQLVRPGTSMAFYMSVERAEDVSRDLMAAGAPSCCPVDIVGSVSTRHERRAATTLADLPSTIRSEGISSPAVLFIRYPKSLTRAAAHAAAA; via the coding sequence ATGAAGAACTTTCCGATGTTCCTCCGAATGACCGGCAGACGTGTCGTGATCTGCGGCGGCGGCGAGGAGGCGGCGCGCAAGGCCCGGCTTGTCCTGAAGACCGAGGCGGAGATCGTCGTGCTGTGCGAAACGCTCGATCCCGAACTGGCCGGCGTCGTCGCGGCGGGAAAAGCAACGCATCACCCAAGGCTCCGGCCGGACACCTTCGAGAATGCGGCGCTCGTCTTCATCGCCACGGGAGACGAAAGTCGCGACGCGCAGATCGCCGGGATGGCGCGGGCGGCAGGCGCGGTCGTCAACGTGATCGACCGCCCGGAGCTCTGCGATGCCTTCACGCCCTCCATCGTCGACAGGGATCCGGTGGTGGTCGCGATCGGCACCGAAGGCGCCGCCCCTGTGCTGGGCCGCTCGATCAAGGCCGATATCGAGACGATGCTGCCGCCAAGGCTGGGGTCTTTTGCCGCGCTCTGTGGCCATCTCAGGCAGGCGGTCGCCGAGCGCATCGCCCCGCCCGCGCGCCGGGCGTTCTGGGAGCGCGCCTTCTCCGGGGATGCCTGGCGGGCCCATCTGGACGGGCGCGAGCGCGCGGCGGCGATGCTTCTGAAGGAGGCGATTGAAACGGGCGGCGCGACGGACCCGAAGGGTCACATCGCGCTTGTCGGTGCCGGCCCGGGTGCCGCCGACCTGCTGACCCTGCGCGCGGTCCAGCGTCTGCAGCAGGCCGATGTGATCTTCTACGACCGCCTCGTCGATCCCGACGTGCTCGAGCTTGCCCGCCGGGATGCCGAACGCGTCTATGTCGGCAAGGAGGTCGGCGCCTGTGCCTGGCCTCAGGAACAGATCGACAGGCTGATCGTTGCCGAAGCGGCGAAGGGCAGACGCGTGGTGCGTCTCAAGTCGGGCGATCCGTCGATCTTCGGCCGCGCCCGGGAAGAGTTGGATGCCGCCGAGGCGGCAGGCATCGACATCGAGATCGTGCCTGGCATAACGGCGGCTTCCGCTGTCGCAGCCAGTCTCAGGCAACCGCTGACCGAGCGCGGCGAGACGGATACCTTCGTGATAACGACCGGAACCTGCCGTACGGGAGACACCGGGCCGGAACGCGCGCAACTGGTCAGGCCCGGCACGTCGATGGCCTTCTACATGTCGGTGGAACGCGCGGAGGATGTCAGCCGGGATCTCATGGCCGCCGGAGCGCCATCCTGCTGCCCCGTGGATATCGTCGGTTCGGTCAGCACCCGACACGAGCGCCGCGCCGCGACGACACTCGCGGATCTGCCCTCGACGATCCGAAGCGAGGGGATCAGCAGCCCCGCCGTGCTTTTCATCCGCTATCCCAAGTCATTGACCCGAGCCGCCGCCCATGCCGCCGCCGCATGA
- a CDS encoding siderophore-interacting protein, with translation MARLNDTALLRNVDFDTLRDAVLAEARTYGLELLRDGADGACVRWTEGCVEFTRHDSGCMAQVSAERADLLQTMRDGVVAHVAARAPEAALALRWSGQDAAGALPANARVMRVESVERLDCGFTRIALRGDVSRFSNTAIHFRLGLPPEGRTPVWPTVGSNGATVWPKGEDALHLPVYTALEAEGDRLVFDIFRHEGGRATAWADGAPVGSQVVVVGPGGGGCEIEGAIIAHADDTAFPAIARILAACPDLSGTVHLYPSTDAAARYPFPPHDGVTLMRHQGKRDRMASAACDVIRTDRHAWFAGERRQAERVRKAWKTAGGSARQSYIAAFWQ, from the coding sequence ATGGCTCGACTGAACGATACCGCCCTGTTGCGGAATGTCGACTTCGACACGCTCCGCGACGCCGTTCTCGCCGAGGCCAGGACCTACGGGCTCGAGCTCCTTCGGGACGGGGCGGACGGTGCGTGCGTTCGATGGACCGAAGGTTGCGTCGAGTTCACCCGTCACGACAGCGGCTGCATGGCTCAGGTGAGCGCCGAGCGCGCCGATCTGCTTCAGACGATGAGGGACGGCGTTGTGGCGCATGTGGCGGCGCGCGCGCCCGAGGCGGCCCTGGCGCTGCGCTGGAGCGGGCAGGACGCTGCGGGCGCGCTGCCCGCCAACGCGCGCGTCATGCGGGTCGAGAGCGTCGAACGGCTGGATTGCGGCTTCACCCGCATCGCGCTGCGCGGGGACGTGTCCCGGTTTTCCAATACGGCGATCCATTTCCGTCTCGGCCTTCCGCCGGAAGGACGGACCCCGGTCTGGCCCACGGTCGGCAGCAACGGCGCGACGGTCTGGCCGAAAGGCGAGGACGCGCTGCACCTGCCCGTCTACACGGCGCTCGAGGCAGAGGGAGACAGGCTGGTTTTCGACATCTTTCGTCATGAGGGGGGCCGTGCCACGGCCTGGGCCGACGGCGCGCCCGTCGGCAGCCAGGTGGTCGTGGTCGGACCCGGCGGAGGGGGTTGCGAGATCGAGGGCGCGATCATCGCCCATGCGGACGACACGGCCTTCCCCGCCATCGCCCGCATCCTCGCCGCCTGCCCGGATCTGTCCGGCACCGTACATCTCTATCCCTCCACCGACGCCGCCGCGCGCTATCCCTTCCCCCCGCACGACGGTGTCACGCTGATGCGCCATCAGGGGAAGCGCGATCGGATGGCGAGCGCGGCCTGCGATGTCATCCGCACCGACCGTCATGCGTGGTTCGCCGGCGAGCGCCGTCAGGCCGAACGGGTGCGCAAGGCCTGGAAGACAGCGGGAGGGAGCGCCCGGCAGTCCTACATCGCGGCATTCTGGCAGTAA
- a CDS encoding ABC transporter ATP-binding protein: MTPTALDIDSLEAGYGETAVLRHLDLKIPLGHVTAIVGANACGKSTLLRALSRLLRPRAGKVLLDGADIHAIPPRQLARRLGILPQSPIAPEGITVLELVSRGRHPHQGLFGLWSRDDERAVAEALALTETEALADRLVEDLSGGQRQRVWIAMSLAQRTDVLLLDEPTTYLDICHQIEVLDLLTDLNRQRRTTIVMVLHDLNLAARYADLLVAVARGRVHVSGPPRAVLTEAMLQEVFGLTARIADDPVTGKPMVVPVGRHGHEAAR; encoded by the coding sequence ATCACCCCGACCGCACTCGACATCGACAGTCTGGAAGCGGGCTATGGCGAGACGGCGGTGCTGCGCCATCTCGACCTGAAAATTCCCCTCGGCCATGTCACCGCCATCGTTGGCGCGAACGCCTGCGGCAAGTCCACCCTGCTCAGGGCGTTGTCGCGCCTTCTCAGGCCGCGCGCCGGTAAGGTCCTGCTGGACGGGGCCGACATCCACGCCATCCCGCCCCGCCAGCTCGCGCGCAGGCTCGGCATTCTGCCGCAAAGCCCCATCGCGCCCGAGGGAATCACCGTGCTGGAACTGGTGTCACGGGGGCGTCATCCGCATCAGGGCCTCTTCGGGCTCTGGTCCCGCGACGACGAGCGCGCCGTGGCCGAGGCGCTGGCCCTGACCGAGACCGAGGCGCTGGCCGACCGCCTTGTCGAGGACCTTTCTGGCGGGCAGCGCCAGCGGGTGTGGATCGCCATGTCCCTTGCGCAGCGCACCGACGTGCTCTTGCTGGACGAGCCCACCACATATCTCGACATCTGCCATCAGATCGAGGTGCTTGATCTGCTCACCGACCTGAACCGCCAGCGACGGACCACGATCGTCATGGTGCTGCACGACCTCAATCTCGCCGCGCGCTACGCCGATCTGCTTGTCGCCGTGGCGCGTGGGCGCGTCCATGTGTCCGGCCCGCCGCGCGCGGTCCTGACCGAAGCGATGCTGCAGGAGGTCTTCGGCCTGACAGCCCGGATCGCGGACGATCCTGTGACGGGCAAGCCGATGGTCGTCCCCGTGGGCCGTCACGGCCACGAGGCGGCAAGGTAG
- a CDS encoding FecCD family ABC transporter permease: protein MTAVAILRLRHARARILGLALLAGLAIGAALLTLSVGQSVTPLSDVFSALSGASQDFTISVLRLPRAVMGALAGMCFGMGGVAFQTLLRNPLASPDIIGISSGASAAAVFCIVVLGLSGATVSLVAVAAGLGVALLIYALAWSGGVAGARLILVGIGVAALLQSVTAYLLTQAPSWTLQEALRWMTGSLNGARLTEAGPLAMALVLCGGCLLAVRRDLETLRMGEDLAAGLGVRVDRTRLVTVCAAVTLVAFATAAAGPIAFVAFLSGPISARLLRRDGSLLIPAGLTGAALVLLADFAGQVLLPARYPVGIVTGVLGAPYLVLLIIRDNRAGGAM from the coding sequence GTGACCGCCGTTGCCATCCTGCGGCTCAGGCATGCCCGCGCGCGCATCCTCGGACTTGCCCTGCTTGCGGGTCTCGCGATCGGCGCCGCGCTCCTGACGCTGAGCGTCGGGCAGAGCGTCACACCCCTTTCGGACGTGTTTTCCGCACTGTCCGGCGCGTCGCAGGATTTCACGATCAGCGTTCTGCGCCTGCCACGCGCGGTCATGGGAGCACTGGCAGGCATGTGTTTCGGCATGGGCGGCGTGGCGTTCCAGACGCTGCTGCGCAACCCGCTCGCCAGCCCGGACATCATCGGCATCAGTTCCGGCGCGTCGGCAGCGGCGGTGTTCTGCATCGTGGTGCTCGGGCTTTCCGGCGCAACCGTGTCGCTTGTGGCCGTGGCGGCGGGACTTGGTGTGGCGCTGCTTATCTACGCGCTGGCCTGGAGCGGGGGTGTCGCGGGCGCGCGCCTGATCCTCGTGGGCATCGGCGTCGCGGCCTTGCTCCAAAGCGTCACGGCCTATCTGCTGACCCAGGCGCCAAGCTGGACGTTGCAGGAAGCCCTGCGATGGATGACCGGATCGCTCAACGGCGCGCGGCTGACGGAGGCGGGGCCGCTGGCGATGGCCCTCGTCCTCTGCGGCGGATGCCTTCTGGCCGTCCGCCGTGATCTCGAAACCCTCCGGATGGGCGAGGATCTGGCGGCGGGACTGGGAGTCCGGGTGGATCGCACGCGTCTCGTCACGGTCTGCGCCGCGGTCACGCTTGTGGCATTCGCCACGGCGGCCGCCGGTCCGATCGCCTTCGTCGCGTTCCTGTCCGGCCCGATCTCGGCCCGCCTGCTTCGGCGCGACGGCTCGCTGCTGATCCCGGCGGGCCTTACCGGCGCCGCGCTAGTGCTGCTTGCGGATTTCGCCGGCCAGGTCCTGCTGCCGGCGCGCTACCCTGTCGGCATCGTGACCGGCGTGCTCGGCGCACCTTATCTGGTACTGCTCATCATCCGGGACAACCGGGCAGGAGGTGCCATGTGA
- a CDS encoding FecCD family ABC transporter permease: MRTTAPALLLGLLFLAVMLSLAFGARVTGWAELRGALAGHAETMGQAAVASRIPRTALAAMAGAALGLAGAVMQGLTRNPLADPGILGVNAGAALAVVLGLATVGLESVQAYILVATTGAGVAAVAVWAIASLGAGGASPLKLALAGAAMSAALASLTTAVVLPRADIGGLVQSWLVGGVGGATWDRIGPALPFVAFGLLLSLLSAQKLNLLALGEESATSLGETVWRARAMAALGAVTLCGAATAVCGPIGFVGLVVPHLARLLFGVDYRLILPASALLGAILMLLADVAGRIVARPAELDVGIVTAFVGAPVFIWIVRRRRVAAL; this comes from the coding sequence GTGCGGACCACCGCGCCTGCCCTTCTTCTAGGGCTGCTGTTTCTGGCTGTAATGCTGTCGCTGGCCTTCGGCGCGCGTGTCACGGGCTGGGCCGAATTGCGCGGCGCGCTGGCAGGCCATGCCGAGACCATGGGACAGGCCGCAGTGGCCAGCCGCATTCCGCGCACGGCGCTCGCGGCGATGGCGGGCGCGGCGCTGGGACTTGCGGGGGCCGTCATGCAGGGGCTTACGCGAAACCCGCTGGCGGATCCCGGCATCCTCGGAGTCAACGCGGGCGCGGCGCTGGCCGTGGTCCTGGGTCTGGCGACAGTGGGGCTTGAAAGCGTGCAGGCCTATATCCTCGTCGCAACCACTGGCGCGGGCGTTGCGGCGGTCGCGGTCTGGGCGATCGCGTCGCTAGGGGCGGGCGGCGCAAGCCCGCTGAAGCTCGCTCTGGCCGGCGCGGCGATGTCGGCCGCGCTGGCCTCGCTCACCACCGCCGTCGTGCTGCCGCGTGCGGATATCGGCGGGCTGGTGCAAAGCTGGCTTGTCGGCGGGGTCGGGGGCGCGACCTGGGACCGGATCGGCCCGGCCTTGCCCTTTGTCGCCTTCGGTCTGCTGCTGTCCCTCCTCTCGGCGCAGAAGCTCAACCTGCTTGCGCTGGGAGAGGAAAGCGCGACAAGTCTGGGCGAAACCGTCTGGCGTGCCCGGGCGATGGCGGCGCTGGGGGCGGTCACGCTGTGCGGCGCGGCCACGGCGGTCTGCGGGCCCATCGGCTTCGTCGGCCTGGTGGTGCCGCATCTCGCCCGGCTTTTGTTCGGTGTCGACTACCGCCTGATCCTGCCCGCCTCGGCCCTTCTCGGGGCGATCCTGATGCTGCTCGCGGATGTGGCCGGGCGCATCGTGGCCCGGCCGGCCGAGCTCGACGTGGGTATCGTCACCGCCTTTGTAGGGGCTCCGGTCTTCATCTGGATCGTGCGCCGCCGCCGGGTGGCCGCCCTGTGA
- a CDS encoding iron-siderophore ABC transporter substrate-binding protein — MRLSMTRRRALALALGALAAPSVRAQGNGPMRIEHALGTTVLPARPERIATVNWSNHEVPLALGVMPVGMAAANFGDDDGDGLLPWVSARIDALGGPRPVLFDEGDGIDFEAVAGTRPDVILAAHSGLSQGDYDILSQIAPTVAYPHLPWTTGWRDNIRLNSAGMGMAPEGDALVARLETQIAEVAARHPELSGKRAMFVTHLDPTNLSRVPFYTDNDTRVSFLHDLGLRSPRIVEELSQGGRFAGEVSAEQIDLLDDVDIVITYGTASLVDRLGSYVLTRRMPAIARGSVVVLRNDPLGTAAHPTPLGIRYVLEQYATLLAQAAGKAG, encoded by the coding sequence ATGCGCCTTTCAATGACCCGCCGCCGCGCGCTCGCCCTTGCACTCGGCGCGCTTGCGGCGCCATCCGTTCGAGCGCAGGGCAACGGCCCCATGCGGATCGAGCATGCGCTGGGGACCACCGTTCTTCCGGCCAGGCCGGAACGTATCGCGACGGTCAACTGGTCCAACCACGAGGTGCCTCTCGCGCTCGGGGTCATGCCGGTCGGGATGGCGGCGGCAAACTTCGGCGACGACGACGGCGATGGTCTGCTGCCATGGGTAAGTGCCCGGATTGACGCCCTCGGCGGGCCGCGCCCGGTGCTATTCGACGAAGGCGACGGCATCGACTTCGAGGCGGTGGCGGGCACACGGCCCGATGTCATCCTCGCCGCGCATTCGGGACTCTCGCAGGGGGATTACGACATCCTCAGCCAGATCGCCCCGACCGTCGCCTATCCGCATCTTCCCTGGACCACGGGCTGGCGCGACAACATCCGGCTCAACAGCGCCGGGATGGGCATGGCCCCCGAGGGCGACGCACTGGTGGCGCGCCTCGAGACACAGATCGCGGAGGTGGCGGCCCGCCATCCGGAGCTTTCAGGCAAGCGCGCCATGTTCGTCACGCATCTGGACCCGACGAACCTCAGCCGTGTGCCGTTCTACACCGACAACGACACGCGTGTGTCATTCCTGCACGATCTCGGGCTCCGCTCGCCCCGCATCGTGGAAGAGTTGTCGCAAGGCGGCCGCTTCGCGGGTGAGGTCAGTGCCGAGCAGATCGATCTGCTCGACGACGTGGACATCGTGATCACCTATGGCACCGCGTCGCTTGTGGACCGGCTGGGAAGCTATGTGCTGACGCGGCGGATGCCGGCCATCGCGCGCGGGTCGGTCGTCGTGCTTCGCAACGACCCGCTCGGCACCGCCGCACACCCCACGCCACTGGGGATACGCTACGTCCTCGAGCAGTATGCGACGCTGCTGGCCCAGGCGGCCGGAAAGGCGGGCTGA
- a CDS encoding TonB-dependent receptor, giving the protein MTDFRPAPSRLSILLTGCAALALLSCPARAQETGTVSLGTIFMETASDGTDDDETIVADQISSGSGLPSDVMDSSATVSVITSKEIRERGATTTEQVLQYTSGVATDFYGRDDRFDYFKIRGYDATTYRDGLLIGDAFGGIREEVYAFDRVEVLKGANSTAFGVADPGGAVNFITKSPTGERLREVYGTLGSFQRKELGFDMGDSFAANSAFSWRLTGKFKDGEAETDGSNDDEKFLMGGLAWRPSDYTTVSLVYDHLYRDGYPNSSGYPATGDDYDRDLFLGEPDFNYLDTDRDTLTLKAEHDFGNGLEFGSSLRYTEGTGGYGYVFLGAVTSLEDTTVSRFYFANQAEFENVVGDAHLLYETSLGNLSSRTLGGIEYRDNHRHNTLWYSQAPDIDWENPVYTGGLDLDSSVPYSETTTDTTVRSIYLQQELMWDKFILQAGVRRDWIDQEVTDHLAGTTTQGDFKEDTNRIGLTYRINPNLSLFGSYAESIVPASVGVEPERGKQYEIGVKYRPDSFRGLFTASIYDLTKYNETITNADTLLQEVRGESRVRGIDLEAKVELTDRMSMTAAYSYLESEILESDLGVNDGNELASTPSNFGSVWVNYLVPGRGKFGDLNLGLGARYTGEYWRSDANTSKTDSAWIWDAAVSYEVADDTQLRLNVSNLFDEKHIAQGGFSTDYYNAGREIALTLSHTW; this is encoded by the coding sequence GTGACCGATTTCCGCCCCGCCCCCTCGCGCCTCTCGATCCTGCTGACCGGCTGCGCCGCCCTCGCGCTTCTTTCCTGTCCGGCCCGCGCCCAGGAGACCGGCACGGTCTCTCTTGGGACGATCTTCATGGAGACTGCCAGCGACGGCACCGACGACGACGAAACGATCGTCGCCGACCAGATCTCGAGCGGCAGCGGGCTGCCCAGCGACGTGATGGACAGTTCCGCAACGGTGTCGGTCATCACCTCGAAGGAGATCCGGGAACGCGGCGCCACGACCACCGAGCAGGTCCTGCAATATACGTCCGGGGTCGCGACGGACTTCTACGGCCGCGACGACCGTTTCGACTATTTCAAGATACGCGGATACGACGCGACGACCTATCGCGACGGCCTGCTGATCGGCGATGCCTTCGGCGGCATCCGCGAAGAGGTCTACGCCTTCGACCGGGTCGAGGTGCTGAAGGGCGCGAACTCGACCGCCTTCGGGGTCGCGGATCCCGGCGGAGCGGTGAATTTCATCACCAAGAGCCCCACGGGCGAACGCCTGCGCGAAGTATATGGCACCCTCGGAAGCTTCCAGCGCAAGGAACTGGGGTTCGACATGGGCGACAGCTTCGCCGCCAACAGCGCGTTCTCCTGGCGCCTGACAGGCAAGTTCAAGGACGGCGAGGCCGAAACGGACGGCTCGAACGACGACGAGAAGTTCCTGATGGGCGGGCTGGCGTGGCGGCCTAGCGACTACACGACCGTAAGCCTCGTCTACGATCACCTCTATCGCGACGGCTATCCCAACAGCTCGGGCTATCCGGCGACCGGAGATGACTACGACCGCGACCTGTTCCTCGGCGAGCCTGACTTCAACTACCTCGATACCGACCGCGACACGCTGACCCTGAAGGCCGAGCACGATTTCGGCAACGGGCTCGAGTTCGGATCCTCGCTGCGCTACACGGAGGGTACCGGAGGCTACGGCTACGTCTTCCTGGGCGCGGTGACGTCACTCGAGGACACGACCGTCTCGCGTTTCTATTTCGCCAATCAGGCCGAGTTCGAGAACGTCGTCGGCGATGCGCACCTGCTCTACGAGACCAGCCTCGGCAATCTCTCGAGCCGTACGCTGGGCGGTATCGAATATCGCGACAACCACCGTCACAACACGCTTTGGTACAGTCAGGCACCGGATATCGACTGGGAGAACCCGGTCTATACCGGCGGGCTCGATCTCGACAGCTCCGTGCCCTACTCGGAAACCACGACCGACACGACGGTCCGGTCGATCTATCTGCAGCAGGAACTGATGTGGGACAAATTCATCCTCCAGGCCGGCGTGCGCCGGGACTGGATCGATCAGGAAGTGACCGATCACCTTGCAGGCACCACCACGCAGGGGGACTTCAAGGAGGACACGAACCGGATCGGCCTGACATATCGGATCAATCCGAACCTGTCTCTTTTCGGATCCTACGCCGAATCGATCGTTCCCGCGTCGGTCGGCGTCGAGCCTGAGCGCGGCAAGCAATACGAGATCGGGGTCAAATACCGTCCCGACAGCTTCCGCGGCCTCTTCACCGCATCGATCTACGACCTGACCAAGTACAACGAGACCATCACCAACGCCGACACGCTGCTTCAGGAGGTCCGGGGCGAATCCCGCGTGAGGGGGATCGACCTCGAAGCCAAGGTCGAGCTGACCGACCGCATGTCGATGACCGCCGCCTACAGCTACCTCGAGTCGGAGATCCTGGAATCGGATCTCGGCGTCAATGACGGCAACGAGCTCGCCTCGACTCCCAGCAATTTCGGTTCGGTCTGGGTGAACTATCTCGTGCCGGGACGCGGAAAGTTCGGGGATCTGAATCTCGGACTGGGCGCCCGCTACACCGGTGAATACTGGCGGTCGGATGCCAACACTTCGAAGACCGATTCGGCCTGGATCTGGGATGCCGCGGTCAGCTACGAGGTCGCCGACGACACCCAGCTGCGGCTCAATGTCAGCAACCTGTTCGACGAGAAGCACATCGCTCAGGGCGGGTTCTCGACCGACTACTACAACGCGGGCCGCGAGATCGCGCTGACCCTCAGCCACACCTGGTGA
- a CDS encoding helix-turn-helix domain-containing protein, which translates to MIYQTDGIRRTAPVRWRSFERMCTVHWKAQGNAGATGYYRSPDPRVMLFFNDVSRNIRLADKSDAAPSAWRPMLRALYVPAGMPMWTMFDAPHEFSHLDLHLDGHWLAERLGPVLGPDVTEAALRQPAEVQDVGALATVAEALANEIDERSRAPVFAETLAIALVTGLVAPLEGSGDDTGIQGGLTPWQMRRLRQFLTDNGGRASNADLAREVGLSEGWFSHAFKRTTGKTPLQWQQEQRISAVKECLLRGDLTIAEIALRFDFADQGHLTRMFRRHAGTTPSAWRREARSR; encoded by the coding sequence ATGATCTACCAGACGGATGGCATCCGCCGGACAGCCCCAGTGCGCTGGCGCTCGTTCGAGCGCATGTGCACGGTTCACTGGAAGGCGCAGGGAAATGCGGGGGCGACCGGCTATTACCGTTCTCCCGATCCGCGCGTGATGCTTTTCTTCAACGATGTCTCCCGCAACATCCGTCTCGCCGACAAGAGCGACGCCGCGCCATCGGCATGGCGGCCCATGTTGCGGGCGCTCTATGTTCCGGCCGGCATGCCCATGTGGACCATGTTCGACGCGCCGCACGAGTTCTCGCATCTCGATCTGCATCTGGACGGTCACTGGCTTGCCGAGCGGCTCGGGCCCGTTCTGGGACCTGATGTGACCGAAGCCGCCCTGCGCCAGCCGGCCGAGGTACAGGATGTCGGGGCGCTGGCGACGGTCGCGGAGGCGCTGGCGAACGAAATCGACGAACGCAGCCGCGCGCCCGTCTTCGCCGAGACACTGGCTATCGCGCTGGTGACGGGACTAGTCGCGCCGTTGGAAGGATCCGGGGACGACACGGGCATTCAGGGCGGATTGACACCCTGGCAGATGCGGCGGCTGCGCCAGTTCCTGACCGACAACGGGGGCCGCGCAAGCAATGCGGATCTGGCGCGCGAAGTGGGGCTGTCGGAAGGCTGGTTCAGCCATGCGTTCAAGCGCACGACGGGGAAGACTCCGCTGCAATGGCAGCAGGAGCAGCGCATTTCAGCAGTGAAGGAATGCCTTCTGCGCGGGGATCTCACCATCGCCGAGATCGCGCTGCGCTTCGATTTCGCGGATCAGGGGCATCTCACACGGATGTTCCGGCGCCACGCCGGAACGACCCCTTCCGCCTGGCGCCGCGAGGCCCGAAGCCGATGA
- a CDS encoding calcium-binding protein, producing the protein MSQSYLAFDARVRTFQTGYDYYHPDFELRSEQTLYYPYDCWVVVESGDYDITFSPGEIVTLLRYDYSRDVLDVAGSISVRYEGMVDIDRDGFYDGIAVSDGFATHILTDADAYLDYTPYRSVVELDRVSITGTTYTPPTSSGGSGGTIRKYIYGTTDDDRLSGGSLPDEIVGKAGDDSLRGNGGADILWGDGGRDILVGGGGNDSVYAGFGNDLVQGGRGNDDLFGGKAGDTIFGGAGRDFVEGESGRDRLFGDGGADDLYGGRGSDRLIGGGGNDWIQGEQGRDKLTGGRGADDFVFDGNASRDTITDFSGNDEIWIDSGANRMSQLSFTDTRAGLLVEFGAVDIFLKGLDRSDIDASDFVFV; encoded by the coding sequence ATGTCCCAGAGCTATCTCGCGTTCGATGCGCGCGTGCGTACCTTCCAGACGGGGTACGACTACTATCATCCGGATTTCGAGCTACGGTCGGAACAGACCCTTTACTATCCATATGATTGCTGGGTCGTCGTCGAGAGCGGGGACTATGACATCACCTTCTCTCCCGGCGAGATCGTGACCCTGCTTCGCTACGACTACAGCCGCGATGTACTCGACGTGGCCGGGTCGATTTCGGTGCGCTACGAAGGCATGGTCGATATCGACCGCGACGGTTTCTACGACGGGATCGCCGTCAGCGATGGCTTTGCGACCCACATCCTGACCGACGCGGATGCGTATCTCGACTACACACCCTATCGCAGCGTGGTGGAACTGGACCGGGTATCCATCACCGGCACGACCTACACGCCCCCGACCTCTTCCGGCGGTTCGGGCGGCACGATCCGGAAGTACATCTACGGGACCACGGATGACGACCGGTTGAGCGGCGGCTCCCTGCCCGACGAAATTGTCGGAAAGGCCGGAGACGACAGCCTGCGCGGAAACGGCGGCGCGGATATCCTGTGGGGCGATGGCGGCCGCGACATTCTTGTCGGTGGCGGCGGAAACGACAGCGTCTACGCAGGATTCGGAAATGATCTGGTGCAGGGTGGACGCGGAAACGACGATCTTTTCGGCGGAAAGGCCGGCGACACGATCTTCGGAGGCGCGGGCCGGGATTTCGTCGAAGGCGAATCCGGTCGCGACAGGCTGTTCGGCGACGGCGGCGCGGACGACCTCTACGGCGGCAGGGGCAGCGACCGGCTGATCGGTGGCGGCGGAAACGACTGGATCCAGGGCGAGCAGGGCAGGGACAAGTTGACCGGCGGACGCGGCGCGGACGATTTCGTGTTCGACGGGAACGCGTCGCGCGACACGATCACCGACTTCTCCGGCAATGACGAGATCTGGATCGACAGTGGCGCGAACAGGATGAGCCAGCTTTCTTTCACCGACACCAGGGCCGGACTGCTGGTCGAATTCGGGGCGGTCGACATCTTTCTGAAAGGACTGGACCGGAGCGACATCGACGCGTCGGACTTCGTCTTCGTCTGA